The following are encoded in a window of Thermoanaerobacter ethanolicus JW 200 genomic DNA:
- a CDS encoding polyprenyl synthetase family protein, giving the protein MDKFWNNNLEIKNELDEVIKIMEKRIKNSNRSIRNILLDMIRNSGKMLRPAFVILSGKFGEYDRKRILPLAAAVEMLHMATLVHDDIIDNALIRRSKPTIQAEYGKNYAVFIGDFLFSECFLLLSDNITIENLKKVSKVVSRICKGEIGQFESRYNIDITINDYLKRIAAKTAALFALSFYVGAYESNCGEKLAKILGSIGYNIGMAFQIIDDVLDYTGEENVVGKPLCNDIRQGVFTLPLIYSLEKNKDEKMIALLKKESYCEEDIKRIVEFVQENGGVDRSKMLAEKYTKKAFDKISMLKDSPPKQILIEVTSKLLYRNY; this is encoded by the coding sequence ATGGATAAGTTTTGGAATAATAATTTAGAAATAAAAAATGAGCTTGATGAAGTTATAAAAATAATGGAAAAACGTATAAAAAACTCCAATAGGTCAATTAGAAATATATTGTTAGATATGATTCGTAACAGCGGAAAGATGCTTAGGCCTGCTTTTGTAATCTTGTCTGGGAAATTTGGAGAATACGATAGAAAAAGGATATTACCTTTAGCTGCTGCTGTTGAGATGCTCCACATGGCAACTTTAGTACACGATGATATAATTGACAATGCTTTAATAAGACGCAGTAAACCTACTATCCAAGCAGAATATGGGAAAAATTATGCGGTATTTATAGGGGATTTTCTTTTTTCTGAATGCTTTTTGCTTTTATCCGATAACATTACTATTGAAAATCTTAAGAAAGTGTCAAAAGTGGTGTCTAGAATATGCAAAGGTGAAATTGGACAATTTGAAAGCCGATACAATATAGATATCACAATAAATGATTATTTGAAGCGGATAGCTGCAAAAACTGCTGCACTTTTTGCCTTAAGTTTTTACGTGGGAGCTTATGAAAGCAACTGTGGAGAAAAGTTGGCTAAAATATTGGGAAGTATAGGATACAATATTGGCATGGCTTTTCAAATTATAGACGATGTTCTGGACTATACTGGAGAAGAAAATGTGGTTGGCAAACCTTTGTGCAATGATATAAGACAAGGAGTTTTTACACTGCCTTTAATATATTCTTTAGAAAAGAATAAAGACGAAAAAATGATAGCATTACTTAAAAAAGAGAGTTATTGTGAGGAAGACATAAAACGCATAGTTGAATTCGTTCAGGAAAATGGTGGTGTAGACCGGTCAAAAATGCTGGCAGAAAAATATACTAAAAAAGCCTTTGATAAAATATCTATGTTGAAAGACTCTCCACCTAAACAAATTTTAATTGAAGTTACGAGTAAGCTTTTATATAGGAATTATTAA
- a CDS encoding Gx transporter family protein, protein MTKLTKSSIEHTTMSKTQRMVFLAILVANSLVLYIIEGILPVPFIAPGAKLGLANIITVVSLYLFGFFDTFIVLAVRILLATFFASSPSSFFYSIGGGLLSLFAMFFAKKVGKENITEVGVSVIGAVFHNIGQMLVASLIVQNINIMVYIPVLMIAGVGTGIFVGLSSKFILKHWKKLKNLNLH, encoded by the coding sequence ATGACAAAGTTGACCAAGTCGTCTATTGAGCATACAACTATGTCAAAGACTCAGAGAATGGTTTTTCTGGCTATATTAGTTGCTAATTCTTTAGTCTTATACATTATAGAAGGAATATTACCTGTCCCTTTTATTGCTCCCGGTGCTAAGTTAGGACTTGCTAACATAATCACAGTCGTATCTTTGTATTTGTTTGGCTTTTTTGATACATTTATTGTGCTTGCTGTAAGGATATTGCTAGCAACATTTTTTGCTTCCTCGCCATCTTCCTTTTTTTATAGCATAGGCGGAGGTTTATTAAGCCTTTTTGCCATGTTTTTCGCAAAAAAAGTAGGCAAAGAAAATATAACTGAAGTTGGGGTCAGTGTTATAGGTGCTGTATTTCACAACATTGGTCAGATGCTGGTAGCTTCTCTTATAGTGCAAAATATCAATATAATGGTTTATATACCTGTATTAATGATAGCTGGAGTTGGGACTGGCATTTTTGTGGGATTGTCTTCAAAATTTATTCTAAAGCATTGGAAGAAATTAAAAAATCTAAATTTACATTGA
- a CDS encoding NusG domain II-containing protein: MKKGDILIVLFVAILSIGLLIFYKVSTTQHYPHKYAAIMVDGKIYKEVSLDDVNYREEIPIVTKYGKDVLLVEDGGVKVIYAECPDKICIKEGFIDKPGQSIICLPFRIVVEIRGVKNDKVDQVVY; the protein is encoded by the coding sequence GTGAAAAAAGGTGATATCCTCATAGTACTTTTTGTGGCGATTTTGTCTATCGGGTTGTTGATATTTTACAAAGTATCAACAACCCAACATTATCCCCACAAATATGCGGCAATAATGGTAGACGGTAAGATATATAAAGAGGTGTCCTTAGATGATGTTAATTATCGAGAAGAGATACCTATAGTTACAAAATATGGGAAAGATGTATTGCTGGTTGAAGATGGTGGGGTAAAGGTTATTTACGCTGAGTGCCCAGATAAAATTTGTATAAAAGAAGGATTTATTGATAAACCGGGGCAAAGTATAATATGTTTGCCGTTTAGGATAGTTGTAGAAATACGGGGTGTTAAAAATGACAAAGTTGACCAAGTCGTCTATTGA
- a CDS encoding FAD-dependent oxidoreductase, giving the protein MSSHKRIVIIGAGYGGVHAAKLLNKKFKNDSTVEITLIDKKPYHTLLTDLHEVAGSRIEPDSVRVYLHKIFANKKVKVITDEVEKIDYEKQSVIGKDGEYNYDYLILGIGSEPCDFGIPGVFEYGFTVGTLEAAIKTREHIEEMFRKASVESNAEKKRKMLTFVVAGAGFTGIETAGELMEWTKSLCDKYHLDRNDVKIMVVEALNTILPNLNARLAAKAQKFLNRKGVEVLTNAPIVEVAKDYIVLKDERKIETKTLIWTCGVQGNKCVENFGLELGRRCRVQTNEYMQAVGKENIYVIGDLAYYELDGKPIPQVVETALQSAETAVHNIVADIKGEEKKPFKPRYHGFMVSIGSRYAVAELMGVSLTGFLAMAMKHLVNMHYLFGVAGVDAVLSYIYHEFFEVKSNRSILGGHIAAHIPIFWLVLLRIYVGALWLIEGINKIQQGWLDPSKIFIITTSDVSGATAKAGEAATAAQALQPLLKEPPAFYKWFMDTFVAPHAFLFQAMVVLAEVAIGLALIAGLFTALASAGSIFLALNFILSAMADKSILWYIFSAIALMGGAGRAFGLDYYVIPWIKNWWKKTSFARRTYLYVS; this is encoded by the coding sequence ATGAGTAGTCATAAAAGAATTGTTATCATTGGGGCCGGGTATGGGGGCGTACACGCCGCCAAACTATTAAACAAAAAATTTAAAAATGATAGCACTGTAGAAATAACTCTTATTGACAAAAAACCCTATCATACATTGTTAACAGATTTACATGAAGTGGCTGGTTCCAGAATAGAACCTGATAGCGTTCGTGTGTACTTACACAAAATTTTCGCAAACAAAAAAGTAAAAGTCATAACAGATGAAGTGGAAAAGATTGATTATGAAAAGCAAAGCGTAATTGGAAAAGATGGGGAGTATAACTATGATTATTTGATTTTAGGGATTGGAAGTGAACCATGTGATTTTGGCATACCCGGTGTGTTTGAGTATGGGTTTACGGTAGGAACGTTAGAAGCTGCTATTAAGACAAGGGAACATATTGAGGAGATGTTTAGAAAAGCGAGTGTTGAAAGTAATGCAGAAAAGAAAAGAAAAATGCTTACCTTTGTGGTAGCTGGCGCAGGGTTTACGGGAATTGAAACTGCAGGCGAATTAATGGAATGGACAAAAAGCTTGTGTGACAAATATCATTTAGATCGCAATGATGTTAAAATTATGGTGGTAGAAGCGCTGAATACCATACTTCCCAACTTAAATGCAAGATTAGCTGCCAAAGCTCAAAAGTTTTTGAACAGAAAAGGAGTAGAAGTTTTGACTAATGCTCCTATAGTGGAAGTAGCAAAGGATTATATAGTTTTAAAAGATGAAAGAAAGATTGAAACAAAAACGCTTATATGGACCTGTGGAGTTCAAGGTAACAAATGCGTTGAGAATTTTGGCTTAGAGTTAGGTAGAAGATGTAGAGTCCAGACAAATGAATACATGCAAGCAGTAGGCAAAGAAAATATCTATGTAATAGGCGATTTAGCATACTATGAGTTAGATGGAAAACCTATTCCTCAAGTTGTAGAGACAGCACTACAGTCAGCTGAAACTGCAGTACACAATATAGTGGCTGATATAAAAGGAGAAGAAAAAAAGCCTTTTAAACCTAGATACCATGGTTTTATGGTTTCTATAGGAAGTAGATATGCAGTAGCAGAACTTATGGGTGTGTCTTTGACAGGCTTTTTAGCAATGGCTATGAAGCACCTTGTAAATATGCATTACCTTTTTGGAGTAGCAGGCGTTGATGCCGTGTTATCATACATTTACCATGAGTTCTTTGAAGTTAAAAGCAATCGCTCAATATTGGGAGGACATATTGCCGCGCATATTCCTATCTTTTGGCTTGTTCTTTTAAGAATATATGTGGGTGCATTGTGGCTTATAGAAGGCATAAATAAGATACAGCAAGGATGGCTTGACCCTTCAAAAATATTTATTATAACTACCTCTGATGTATCCGGTGCTACAGCTAAAGCTGGCGAAGCTGCAACTGCAGCGCAGGCCTTGCAGCCATTGTTAAAAGAGCCTCCAGCTTTCTACAAATGGTTTATGGATACTTTTGTAGCACCACATGCCTTCTTATTCCAAGCAATGGTAGTGCTTGCAGAAGTAGCGATAGGTCTGGCTTTAATAGCAGGTTTGTTTACCGCCTTAGCATCAGCTGGTTCTATATTCTTGGCACTGAACTTCATATTATCTGCGATGGCAGATAAGTCTATATTGTGGTATATTTTTTCAGCTATAGCTCTTATGGGAGGAGCGGGGAGAGCTTTTGGACTGGATTATTATGTGATACCGTGGATAAAAAATTGGTGGAAAAAGACTTCTTTTGCCAGAAGAACGTATCTTTATGTTAGCTGA